A genomic segment from Pseudomonas sp. S09G 359 encodes:
- a CDS encoding cold-shock protein, which translates to MLKIVHLLTGVAALLLSFIPSLQQGSPPYLEQHDALYLALFGLLNLTLAPVIPYWNKGTRHQLQNLVSALLVLTVVVQTLTLLAPMPEVGGHPAILLSLVIAVAAIVLHLAISFYRSSPSAASQNYDMTNRDTGTVKWFNTSKGFGFISRDSGDDIFVHFRAIRGEGHRVLVEGQRVEFSVMNRDKGLQAEDVIAALPRR; encoded by the coding sequence ATGTTGAAAATCGTCCACCTGCTAACGGGCGTTGCAGCTTTGCTGCTGTCCTTTATACCGAGCTTGCAACAGGGAAGCCCTCCCTACCTGGAACAACACGACGCTCTGTACCTGGCCTTGTTCGGCCTTCTTAACCTGACGCTGGCACCGGTGATCCCTTACTGGAACAAAGGCACACGTCATCAACTGCAAAACCTGGTCAGCGCGCTGCTGGTACTGACCGTTGTCGTTCAAACCCTCACCCTCCTGGCACCAATGCCTGAAGTCGGCGGCCACCCGGCCATCCTGCTCAGCCTGGTGATTGCTGTGGCTGCCATCGTTCTTCACCTGGCCATCAGCTTCTACCGTTCGTCTCCATCGGCCGCGTCGCAAAACTACGACATGACCAATCGGGATACCGGTACCGTCAAGTGGTTCAACACCTCCAAAGGCTTCGGCTTTATTTCCCGCGATTCGGGCGACGATATCTTCGTCCACTTCCGGGCTATTCGCGGCGAAGGCCATCGTGTCCTGGTGGAAGGCCAGCGCGTGGAGTTCTCCGTAATGAATCGCGACAAAGGCCTGCAGGCCGAAGACGTGATCGCTGCCCTGCCGCGTCGCTGA
- a CDS encoding SlyX family protein — translation MDLQDRVTDLESRLAFQDDTIETLNDILVAQQRAVERLQLQMTALLKRQEEMGGQFETSEEEAPPPHY, via the coding sequence ATGGATTTGCAAGACCGCGTGACGGATCTGGAAAGCCGCCTGGCCTTCCAGGACGACACCATCGAAACCCTCAATGACATCCTGGTGGCCCAGCAGCGGGCGGTCGAGCGCCTGCAATTGCAGATGACCGCGTTGCTCAAGCGTCAGGAAGAAATGGGCGGCCAGTTCGAAACCAGCGAAGAAGAAGCGCCGCCGCCTCATTATTAA
- a CDS encoding HIT domain-containing protein translates to MFALDQRLQQDTLVIGDFPLSRLLLSNDSNYPWFILVPRINAISEVFQLDVADQQVLWQETTALAQLLNEGLAADKMNIGALGNVVSQLHVHVIVRKRDDAAWPAPVWGKHPAQPYTEEQVAAIRARMRELLPADFIFAQD, encoded by the coding sequence GTGTTCGCCTTAGATCAACGCCTGCAACAAGACACACTGGTCATCGGGGACTTCCCGCTGAGCCGCCTACTGCTGTCCAACGACTCGAACTACCCCTGGTTTATCCTGGTGCCACGGATCAACGCTATCAGCGAAGTGTTTCAGCTGGATGTCGCCGATCAACAGGTGCTGTGGCAAGAGACCACTGCCCTGGCGCAGTTGCTGAACGAAGGTTTGGCTGCCGACAAGATGAACATTGGCGCGTTGGGTAACGTAGTCAGCCAATTACATGTGCATGTGATCGTGCGCAAGCGTGACGACGCCGCCTGGCCGGCGCCCGTGTGGGGCAAGCACCCGGCCCAGCCATACACCGAAGAACAAGTAGCGGCTATCCGCGCGCGTATGCGTGAGTTGCTGCCTGCCGACTTTATTTTTGCGCAGGACTGA
- a CDS encoding OprD family porin translates to MRVMKWSMIALAVSAGTSQFAMASAQDDSKGFIEDSTASILTRTLYFSRDRRNHDAEQSRIEETGLGFHGLFSSGYTQGTIGVGVDVIGLLGVKLDSGKGRAGTGLFPEGSDGRSQDDYSKAGAAVKFRISNTVLKVGDQYTTAPVFASDDSRLLPELPQGVSITSNEIKDLKLEAGHFTSIVAQDQTYRDSIASAEPGTNRGLRDANFVGGVYSWTPEITTSLYYSKVEDYWKKLYANVNWTHALSDDQSVAVDFNIYDTKSDGAGLVRADKDSTTKLDNRAFSLQGAYTIGAHTFTLAAQKVSGDGQYGYGVDGGGTIFLANSIARSDFNAEDEKSYQARYDLNMATFGIPGLSFMTRYVKGTGANTSTTNNGKEWERDIEAKYVIQSGPAKDLSLRVRQATYRSSDQVYSGSLDELRLIAQYPLNIL, encoded by the coding sequence ATGCGCGTGATGAAGTGGAGCATGATCGCCCTGGCTGTATCAGCAGGCACCTCGCAGTTCGCAATGGCGTCCGCCCAAGACGATTCCAAGGGCTTTATTGAAGACAGTACAGCCAGCATTCTGACTCGTACGCTGTACTTCAGTCGTGACCGCCGTAACCACGATGCGGAGCAAAGCCGTATCGAAGAAACCGGTCTGGGCTTCCACGGTCTCTTCAGCTCGGGTTACACCCAAGGCACCATCGGTGTCGGTGTCGATGTCATCGGCCTGCTGGGCGTCAAACTCGACAGCGGCAAGGGTCGCGCCGGTACCGGCCTGTTCCCAGAGGGTTCCGACGGCCGTTCGCAGGACGACTATTCCAAAGCCGGCGCTGCCGTCAAGTTCCGTATTTCCAACACGGTCCTGAAAGTTGGTGATCAATACACCACCGCTCCAGTGTTCGCCTCCGATGACAGCCGTTTGCTGCCGGAACTGCCACAAGGCGTTTCCATCACCAGCAACGAAATCAAAGATCTGAAACTGGAAGCCGGTCACTTCACCTCGATCGTTGCCCAGGACCAAACCTACCGCGACAGTATCGCTAGCGCCGAGCCTGGCACAAACCGTGGGCTGCGCGATGCCAACTTCGTGGGCGGCGTCTACTCCTGGACCCCAGAGATCACTACCAGCCTCTACTACTCGAAAGTCGAAGACTACTGGAAGAAGCTCTACGCCAACGTGAACTGGACCCACGCACTTAGCGATGACCAATCCGTAGCTGTCGACTTCAACATCTACGACACCAAGAGCGACGGCGCTGGCCTGGTACGTGCTGATAAAGACAGCACGACCAAACTCGACAACCGTGCATTCAGCTTGCAGGGTGCGTACACCATTGGCGCTCACACCTTCACCCTGGCAGCACAGAAGGTCAGCGGCGACGGCCAATACGGTTATGGCGTAGACGGCGGCGGCACGATTTTCCTGGCCAACTCCATCGCCCGTTCCGACTTCAACGCTGAAGACGAGAAGTCCTACCAGGCTCGCTATGACCTGAACATGGCAACCTTTGGCATCCCCGGCCTGAGCTTCATGACTCGTTACGTGAAAGGTACCGGCGCCAACACCTCTACCACTAACAACGGTAAAGAGTGGGAACGCGATATCGAAGCCAAATACGTGATCCAGAGCGGCCCAGCCAAAGACCTGAGCCTGCGCGTACGTCAAGCGACCTATCGCTCGTCTGATCAGGTTTACTCGGGTTCTCTCGACGAACTGCGTCTGATCGCGCAATACCCGCTGAACATCCTGTAA
- a CDS encoding mechanosensitive ion channel family protein, translating to MDLNAEVDHLIKTSQSWVPMIMEYGSRFLLAVLTLAIGWWLINVLTHRVGRLLALRNADLALQHFITSLANIALKVMLVVNVASMIGVATTSFVAAIGAATLAIGLALQGSLANFAGGVLILLFRPFRIGDWIEAQGTSGTVDSIQIFHTVLRTGDNKTVIIPNGSLSNGLITNTNRQPTRKVVFDVGVDYEADLQKAREVLLELAKDPRVLADPAAVAVVSTLGDSSITVSLRCWTKTADYWDVVFMLNELARDRLKAAGIDIPFPQRVIRVMQEAPTK from the coding sequence ATGGATTTGAATGCTGAAGTGGATCACCTGATCAAGACCTCGCAATCGTGGGTGCCGATGATCATGGAATACGGCAGCCGGTTTTTGTTGGCAGTGCTTACCCTGGCCATCGGTTGGTGGCTGATCAACGTTTTGACCCACCGAGTGGGGCGTTTGCTGGCACTGCGTAATGCTGACCTGGCGCTGCAACACTTCATTACCAGCCTGGCGAACATTGCGCTCAAAGTCATGCTGGTGGTCAACGTCGCCTCGATGATCGGCGTGGCAACCACCTCGTTCGTTGCGGCGATTGGTGCCGCCACCCTGGCCATCGGCCTGGCATTGCAAGGCAGCCTGGCAAACTTCGCCGGCGGCGTGCTGATCCTGTTGTTCCGCCCGTTCCGCATTGGTGACTGGATCGAAGCCCAGGGCACTTCCGGTACCGTCGACAGCATCCAGATCTTCCACACCGTGTTGCGCACCGGCGACAACAAGACCGTGATCATCCCTAACGGCAGCCTGTCCAACGGCCTTATCACCAACACCAACCGTCAGCCGACCCGCAAGGTGGTGTTTGACGTGGGTGTGGACTATGAGGCCGACCTGCAGAAAGCCCGTGAAGTATTGCTGGAGCTGGCCAAAGACCCGCGCGTGCTGGCTGACCCTGCGGCAGTGGCCGTGGTGTCGACGTTGGGTGACAGTTCGATCACCGTGTCCCTGCGCTGCTGGACCAAGACCGCAGATTATTGGGATGTGGTGTTTATGTTGAACGAACTTGCACGTGACCGCTTGAAAGCGGCAGGAATTGATATTCCGTTTCCGCAGCGGGTTATTCGCGTAATGCAGGAAGCACCGACGAAGTAA
- a CDS encoding YajQ family cyclic di-GMP-binding protein produces the protein MPSFDVVSELDKHEVTNAVENAVKELDRRYDLKGKGSFEFKEKELTVNLTAEADFQLEAMIEILKLSLVKRKIDAQCLEIKDAYASGKLMKQEAVLKEGIDKELAKKIVAHVKDAKLKVQAAIQGEQVRITGKKRDDLQEAIAALRAKTFDMPLQFNNFRD, from the coding sequence ATGCCTTCGTTCGACGTGGTATCTGAACTGGACAAACACGAAGTCACCAACGCCGTCGAGAACGCCGTCAAGGAACTGGACCGTCGCTATGACTTGAAAGGCAAGGGCAGCTTCGAATTCAAGGAAAAGGAACTGACCGTCAACCTGACCGCTGAAGCCGATTTCCAGCTGGAAGCGATGATCGAGATCCTCAAGCTGTCCCTGGTCAAGCGCAAGATCGACGCCCAGTGCCTTGAAATCAAGGACGCCTACGCTTCCGGCAAGCTGATGAAGCAGGAAGCCGTACTCAAGGAAGGCATCGACAAGGAGCTGGCGAAGAAAATCGTCGCCCATGTCAAGGATGCCAAGCTCAAAGTGCAGGCCGCCATCCAGGGTGAGCAGGTGCGTATCACCGGCAAGAAGCGTGACGACCTGCAAGAGGCCATCGCCGCCCTGCGCGCCAAGACCTTCGACATGCCGCTGCAGTTCAATAACTTCCGCGACTGA
- a CDS encoding putative 2-dehydropantoate 2-reductase encodes MSTTWHILGAGSLGTLWATRLARAGLPVRLILRDDARLASYQAGNGLTLVEQGVEHTYPVIGETPHSPEPIQRLLVACKAYDAQSAVAQLQHRLAANAELILLQNGLGSQDAVAAQLPQAHCIFASSTEGAFRDGDWRVVFAGHGYTWLGDAGHPTPPLWLDDLHAAGIPHEWSTTILTRLWRKLALNCAINPLTVLYHCRNGGLQSHRCEVATLCGELTELLERCGQPAAAEDLHSEVERVIQATAANYSSMFQDMANARRTEISYLLGYACLAAARHQLVLPHLQQLQARLVEHLRAHGLASD; translated from the coding sequence ATGTCGACCACCTGGCATATTCTCGGCGCCGGCAGCCTGGGCACCCTCTGGGCCACACGCCTGGCTCGCGCCGGCCTGCCCGTGCGGTTGATCCTGCGCGATGACGCCCGCCTGGCCAGCTATCAGGCGGGCAACGGCCTGACCCTGGTGGAGCAAGGTGTCGAACACACTTACCCGGTGATCGGCGAAACGCCCCACAGCCCGGAGCCGATTCAGCGCCTGCTGGTGGCGTGCAAGGCCTACGACGCACAGAGTGCCGTCGCCCAGCTGCAACACCGACTGGCAGCGAATGCCGAGCTGATCCTGCTGCAGAACGGCCTCGGCAGCCAGGACGCAGTGGCCGCGCAACTGCCCCAGGCCCATTGCATCTTTGCCTCCAGCACCGAAGGCGCTTTCCGCGATGGCGACTGGCGCGTGGTGTTTGCCGGCCATGGCTACACCTGGCTGGGGGATGCGGGCCATCCTACCCCGCCGTTGTGGTTGGACGACCTGCACGCCGCCGGCATCCCCCACGAATGGAGCACCACCATTCTTACGCGGCTGTGGCGCAAGCTGGCGCTCAATTGCGCGATCAACCCGCTGACCGTGCTGTACCACTGCCGTAACGGCGGCCTGCAAAGCCATCGTTGTGAGGTCGCGACCTTGTGCGGTGAGCTGACTGAGTTGCTTGAACGTTGCGGTCAGCCAGCCGCCGCCGAGGATTTGCACAGCGAAGTCGAACGCGTGATCCAGGCCACGGCCGCCAACTACTCCTCCATGTTTCAGGACATGGCCAACGCCCGACGGACCGAAATCAGCTACCTGCTGGGTTATGCCTGCCTGGCGGCGGCGCGCCATCAATTGGTGCTGCCGCACCTGCAACAGCTGCAGGCACGCCTGGTCGAGCACTTACGCGCACACGGATTGGCCAGCGACTGA
- a CDS encoding ATP-binding protein, translated as MPLRQRLENLPVGQKLLAALLVLLTTVLLVANLTFISAAYWISQESMAPQALQAIGRLVSNPALAADALESPAKANALLNELTSYSPLRAAALYDGEGNRLAQMQHGDRLHLPDNYRHIEAWRVTEFRSNQVITLPRAGQPSGHLLLVASSELPVAFYTGTLTASLGILIFSVLLWLIIARQIKRLITRPIHELEELSRQVTREENYALRAGRGNHDEIGSLAEAFNTMLSRIEAREQQLKRARDDSQAAYDQAQGLAEETRHTNRKLELEVQVRSKIEKKLTGFQNYLNSIIDSMPSALIALDEQLYVTQWNQEASALSGTRLDEALNQPIYLAFQPLKPYLPQIKATVEQHTVERIERVTWIKDDEPKHYALTFYPLMGGAGRGVVIRIDDITQRLSLEEMMVQSEKMLSVGGLAAGMAHEINNPLGAILHNVQNIRRRLSPDLPKNLEHAEQAGIALETVNRYLEGREVPQLLDGIQQAGARAAKIVTHMLSFSRRSNRQMAPCDLPALIDQAVEIAGNDFDLTIGFDFKGQAIIRQFDPQLGPVPGTANELEQVLLNLLKNAAQAIHLREDDSEPGRIILRTRLNPPWAEIQVEDNGIGMSENVRKRTFEPFFTTKEIGQGTGLGLSVSYFIITNNHKGQMEVHSTLGQGTCFTLRLPLAGSQLPPYELTQLEH; from the coding sequence ATGCCACTGCGCCAGCGTCTTGAAAATCTACCGGTAGGGCAGAAGCTGCTGGCCGCCCTGCTGGTGTTGTTGACCACCGTATTGCTGGTGGCCAACCTGACGTTTATCAGCGCCGCCTACTGGATCTCCCAGGAAAGCATGGCGCCCCAGGCCTTGCAGGCCATCGGCCGCCTGGTGTCCAACCCGGCCCTCGCCGCCGACGCCCTGGAATCCCCGGCCAAGGCCAATGCCCTGCTCAATGAGCTGACCAGTTACTCGCCCCTGCGCGCCGCCGCCCTGTACGACGGCGAGGGCAATCGCCTGGCGCAGATGCAGCACGGCGACCGCCTGCACCTGCCGGACAACTATCGGCATATCGAAGCCTGGCGGGTGACCGAATTTCGCAGCAACCAGGTCATCACCCTACCCCGCGCTGGCCAGCCGTCCGGGCACCTGTTGCTGGTGGCCAGCAGTGAACTGCCGGTGGCCTTCTATACCGGCACCCTGACGGCCAGCCTGGGCATCCTGATTTTCAGTGTGCTGCTCTGGCTGATCATCGCCCGCCAGATCAAACGCCTGATCACCCGGCCCATCCACGAACTGGAAGAACTTTCGCGCCAGGTCACGCGGGAAGAGAACTACGCCCTGCGCGCCGGCCGTGGCAACCATGACGAAATCGGCAGCCTGGCCGAAGCCTTCAACACCATGCTGTCGCGCATCGAAGCGCGCGAGCAGCAGCTCAAGCGCGCGCGGGACGATTCCCAGGCGGCTTACGACCAGGCCCAAGGCCTGGCCGAAGAAACCCGCCATACCAACCGTAAGCTGGAACTGGAAGTGCAGGTTCGCAGCAAAATCGAGAAAAAACTCACCGGTTTTCAGAATTATCTGAACAGCATCATCGACTCGATGCCCTCGGCGCTGATCGCCCTGGACGAACAGCTCTACGTCACCCAGTGGAACCAGGAAGCCAGCGCGCTTTCCGGCACGCGCCTGGATGAAGCCTTGAACCAGCCGATTTACCTCGCCTTCCAACCGCTCAAGCCGTACCTGCCGCAGATCAAGGCCACGGTGGAGCAACACACGGTGGAGCGCATCGAACGCGTCACCTGGATCAAGGACGATGAGCCCAAGCACTACGCGCTGACCTTCTACCCGCTGATGGGCGGGGCCGGGCGTGGCGTGGTGATCCGTATCGATGACATCACCCAGCGCCTGTCCCTGGAAGAAATGATGGTGCAGTCAGAGAAGATGCTCTCGGTCGGCGGCCTCGCCGCCGGCATGGCCCACGAAATCAATAACCCGCTGGGGGCGATCCTGCACAACGTGCAAAACATTCGCCGCCGGCTGTCGCCCGACTTGCCCAAGAACCTGGAGCACGCTGAGCAGGCGGGCATCGCGCTAGAGACGGTCAACCGCTACCTGGAGGGCCGCGAAGTGCCGCAATTGCTCGATGGTATTCAGCAGGCCGGGGCACGGGCGGCGAAAATCGTCACCCACATGCTCAGCTTCAGCCGTCGCAGTAACCGACAGATGGCGCCCTGCGACCTGCCGGCACTGATCGATCAGGCCGTGGAAATCGCCGGCAATGATTTCGACCTGACCATCGGCTTCGACTTCAAGGGCCAGGCGATCATCCGCCAATTCGATCCGCAATTGGGTCCGGTGCCCGGCACGGCCAACGAGCTGGAGCAGGTGCTGCTCAACCTGCTGAAAAACGCCGCGCAGGCGATTCATTTGCGTGAAGACGACAGCGAGCCGGGGCGTATCATCCTGCGCACCCGCCTCAACCCGCCGTGGGCGGAAATCCAGGTGGAAGACAACGGCATCGGCATGAGCGAAAACGTACGCAAACGCACGTTCGAGCCGTTCTTCACCACCAAGGAAATTGGCCAGGGCACCGGGCTTGGGCTGTCGGTGTCGTATTTCATCATCACCAACAACCACAAGGGCCAGATGGAAGTGCATTCCACCCTCGGCCAGGGCACCTGTTTCACCCTGCGTCTGCCCTTGGCCGGTAGCCAGCTGCCACCTTACGAACTTACCCAATTGGAGCACTGA